From a single Wolbachia endosymbiont of Oedothorax gibbosus genomic region:
- a CDS encoding PRANC domain-containing protein (PRANC (Pox proteins Repeats of ANkyrin - C terminal) domain proteins occurring in bacteria tend to be found in endosymbionts or intracellular pathogens such as Wolbachia species Orientia tsutsugamushi.): MSFYDILIARDNKLADYVSNENIAEALKTGNYKNEFPMYADEIESQYQEGMKRKNLVNAGKICIQHSDIGAELPEEICEKIAEHLDNITIHKLVYSAFQNTQI; the protein is encoded by the coding sequence GTGTCATTTTACGATATTCTGATAGCCAGGGATAACAAATTGGCAGATTATGTGAGTAATGAAAATATAGCAGAGGCATTAAAAACAGGTAACTATAAAAATGAATTTCCTATGTATGCTGATGAAATAGAAAGTCAATATCAAGAAGGAATGAAAAGAAAAAATTTAGTGAATGCAGGCAAAATATGTATTCAACATTCTGATATTGGTGCTGAATTGCCTGAAGAAATTTGTGAAAAAATAGCTGAGCATCTAGACAATATAACCATACACAAACTAGTTTATAGTGCTTTTCAAAATACACAAATATAG
- a CDS encoding IS982 family transposase, producing the protein MKKDITELYCCVEDFCRAVDDNFANRFLSNGKKPTRVPEIAHSEILTIILLYHKSPCKNFKAFYLCYLQLFYRSEFSKLPSYHRFIALKPRVLWYLALLLQWFCEQAKMTGISYIDSTSIAVCHRKRISRNKVFKGLAELGKNTYGWFFGFKLHVVINEIGEIQGVTLTRGNVDDRKPVPTLTKKLTGLLFGDKGYIKKELFEKLFDRGLKLVTKVKKGMKNALISLKEKILLGKRSIVETVFGCLKNKFELEHTRHRSTVNFLVHIFSTLISYSMQSKKPCISQLYFVG; encoded by the coding sequence ATGAAGAAAGATATTACAGAACTGTACTGTTGCGTCGAGGATTTTTGTCGTGCGGTAGATGATAATTTTGCAAATAGGTTCTTATCAAACGGCAAAAAACCAACCAGAGTACCAGAAATAGCGCACTCAGAAATTCTAACCATAATCCTATTATACCATAAATCACCATGTAAAAACTTCAAGGCTTTTTATCTTTGTTATCTTCAGTTATTCTATAGATCAGAGTTTTCAAAGCTGCCTTCATATCACAGATTTATTGCCTTAAAGCCGCGAGTTTTGTGGTATTTAGCATTACTTTTGCAATGGTTTTGTGAACAAGCAAAAATGACCGGGATTTCCTACATAGATTCTACTTCAATAGCAGTATGCCATCGAAAAAGAATCTCAAGAAATAAGGTTTTCAAAGGATTAGCAGAGTTAGGAAAGAATACTTACGGCTGGTTTTTTGGTTTTAAATTACATGTAGTAATCAATGAAATAGGTGAAATTCAAGGTGTTACGCTAACCAGAGGTAACGTCGATGACAGAAAACCTGTACCAACTCTAACCAAAAAACTAACTGGACTTTTGTTTGGAGATAAGGGCTATATAAAGAAAGAGCTCTTTGAGAAACTATTCGATAGAGGTCTAAAACTCGTCACTAAAGTGAAAAAAGGTATGAAAAATGCACTGATTTCGCTGAAAGAGAAGATTTTACTAGGGAAAAGATCGATTGTTGAAACGGTTTTTGGCTGCCTAAAAAACAAATTTGAACTTGAGCACACTCGGCATAGATCCACAGTAAATTTCTTGGTACATATTTTTTCTACCCTCATTTCTTATTCAATGCAATCGAAAAAGCCCTGTATTTCTCAGCTTTACTTCGTTGGTTAA